ATGTCGGGCTGCAAGGCCATCTGGTCGGCGCCGTAGCCTTCGACCAGCTCGATGCCCAGGGCGGCCAACTGGTCGCTCATGGGCGGATAGACGCCCGCGTCGCAGCCGGTGACCCGGTGGCCCGCCTCGCGCGCCAGCGCCGCCAGCCCGCCCATGAAAGTGCCGCAAATGCCCAGGATGTGTATGTGCATGGGGGCATTCTAAGAAGCCGGCGGCAACTGCTGGAATATGAGTCAAATCGGTCTCTAGGGCGCACCTGGCAAGCTCTGGTAGCTATTGAAAGAATAGCGACGCAGGCCGCAAAGCCCCTGCCCGGCGAGCGCATGGGCTGCTCCCGGCGCGCCGCGGCGGGCCACAATGGCCGCTGCCCCGCCGCAACCTCGCACCGCCATGTCCTCCAGCGCCCTTGCCATCGAGATCGCCAACGCCGCCGCCCGCATGGCCGTGGAAGAGGGCCTGGAGTGGGGCGCCGCCAAGCGCCGCGCCGTGCGCGAGCTGGGCCTGCCCAGCCGCACCGCGCTGCCCGACAACGACCTGGTGGAAGACGCCGTGCGCGCCTACATCGGCCTGTTTTGCGCCGACACCCAGCCGCAGGAGCTGCGCGCCCTGCGCCAGCTGGCCCTGACGTGGATGCAGCGGCTGCAGCCCTTTCGTCCCTACCTGGGCGGCGCCGTCTGGCACGGCACGGCCACGCGGCTGTCGGACATCCACCTGAGCCTGTTCTGCGACGACAGCAAGAGCGCCGAGATCGCCCTGATCGACCACCGCGTGAGCTACGAGCCGCGCACTGTGACGGGCTTTCGCGGCGAGCCGGTGGAGATGCTCAGCCTGTCCAGCCCCTCGCCCGAGCTGGGCGAGCACATCGGCGTGCACCTGCTGATCTACGACCTGGACGACCTGCGCGGCGCCCTGCGCGCCGACGCCCGCGGGCGCTCCCCGCGCGGCGACGCCCAGGCCGTGCAGCGCCTGCTGGAGCAGGCCCCGGCGCCCGTCCCCAACGATTGATTTGAACGAGCCACCGCGCATGACCGACCCGACCGCCCAGCCTGCTGCCGCCCTCTCGCCCGCCCGCCGCCGCTGGCTCACGGTCAGCGTCGGCGCGCTGGCCGCTTTGGGCGGCGCGGGCCTGGCGGCTTGGCGTCTGTCGCCCGGCCCGGCGCAGCCGGACGCCGCCGCGCAGCTGTGGGGTGCGACCTTCGAGGGCCTGCAGGGCGAGCCGCTGCGCATGGCAGACCTGCGCGGCCGGCCGCTGCTGCTGAACTTCTGGGCCACCTGGTGTCCGCCCTGCGTGCAGGAGCTGCCGCTGCTGGACCGCTTTCATGCACAGCAGCGCGGGCGCGGCTGGCAGGTGCTGGGTCTGGCCATCGACCAGCCCGCCAACGTGCATAAATTCCTGCAGCGCGTGCCGCTGCAGTTTCCGCTGGCGCTGGCCGGCCTGGCCGGCTCGGACATTGGCCGGGCCCTGGGCAACGAACGGGGCGGCCTGCCCTTTACCGTACTTTTTGCGGCAGATGGCAGCATCTTGAAGCGTAAAATGGGCGAGCTGACAGCGCAGGACCTCGATCTTTGGGCCACGTTGGCCTGAGGTGCGTACTGCATCAAACCAAAAGCAGTGAATTGCGGCAATTTCGGTGCAATAAGCCACCGTTGGGTGAATTTGGGTTAAATTCGCGCCCTTCCCGTTTTAGCCGTTGGAGCTCCCATGGATTTGCGAAAACTCAAGACCCTCATCGACCTGGTCTCCGAGTCGAACGTTTCTGAACTCGAGATCACTGAAGCCGAGGGCAAGGTGCGCATCGTCAAGGCCGGCACCACCGTGGTGCAGCAGGTCATGGCAGCGCCTTTGCAGACCGTCGCCCCGGCCGCAGCCGCCGCCGCTCCTGCCACTGGCGTGGCCGAAGCCGCTGCGCCTGCGGCTGCCGCCGCGCCCACCGGCCACGTCGTGAAGTCGCCCATGGTGGGCACGTTCTACCGCGCCTCCAGCCCCGGTGCCAAGGCTTTCGTCGAGGTTGGCAGCCAGATCAAGGAAGGCGAGACGCTGTGCATCGTCGAGGCCATGAAGATCCTGAACGAGATCGAGGCCGACAAGACCGGCACGGTGACACGCATCCTGGGCGAGAACGGCCAGGCCGTCGAATACGGGCAGCCGCTGTTTGTGATTGAGTAAGAGAACAACAACCCCCTGAGCCGCTGCGCGGCTTCCCCCTTCTCTCTACGCGCTTCGCGCTACGGGAAGGGGGACGACGTCAGCGGACCGGCGAAGCCGGATCCGCGCCGTCCTCTGGCCTGGGGTGTGCCAGTTTCAAGGCTGCGGGCGGTGCGCGGCGCAATGGAAGACTTCTATGTTTAAGAAAATTCTGGTGGCCAATCGCGGGGTTCCTGCCGCAGGCAGGGCGAAGCAAATTGCCCTGGCACGCGCCAGCGTGCAGGCGATGAGCCGCGGGGGCGCTTATGTTTAAAAAGATCCTGGTCGCCAATCGCGGCGAGATCGCCCTGCGCATCCAGCGCGCCTGCCGCGAGCTGGGCGTGAAGGCGGTGATGGTCTATTCCGAGGCCGACCGCGACGCCAAGTACGTCAAGCTGGCTGACGAGGCGGTTTGCATCGGCCCGGCGCCCTCGCCGCTGTCCTACCTGAACATGCCGGCCATCATCTCGGCCGCCGAGGTGACCGACGCCGAGGCCATCCACCCGGGCTACGGCTTTCTGGCCGAGAACGCCGACTTTGCCGAGCGCGTGGAAAAGAGCGGCTTTCAGTTCATCGGCCCCACGCCGGACTCCATCCGCATCATGGGCGACAAGGTCTCGGCCAAGCAGGCCATGATCCGCGCCGGCGTGCCGTGCGTGCCGGGCTCGGAAGGCGAGCTGCCCGACGATCCGGTGCAGATCCGCCGCATCGCCCGCACCGTTGGCTACCCCGTGATCATCAAGGCCGCCGGCGGCGGCGGCGGGCGCGGCATGCGCGTGGTGCACACCGAGGCGGCGCTGGTCAATGCGGTGCAGATGACCAAGGCCGAAGCCACGGCGGCCTTTGGCAACCCGGCCGTGTACATGGAGAAGTTCCTGCAGAACCCGCGCCACATCGAGATCCAGGTGCTGGCCGACAAGCACCGCAACGCGGTGTACCTGGGCGAGCGCGACTGCTCCATGCAGCGGCGCCACCAGAAGGTGATCGAGGAGGCGCCGGCGCCAGGCATCCCGCGCAAGCTGATCGAGCGCATCGGCGAGCGCTGCGTGGCCGCCTGCAAGAAGATCGGCTACCGCGGCGCGGGCACGTTCGAGTTCCTGTACGAAAACGGCGAGTTCTACTTCATCGAGATGAACACCCGCGTGCAGGTCGAGCACCCGGTGACGGAGCTGATCACCGGCGTGGACATCGTGCGCACGCAGATCATGGTGGCCGCCGGCGAGAAGCTGCCCTTCACCCAGCGCCAGATCCAGATCAACGGCCACGCCATCGAATGCCGCGTGAACGCCGAAGATCCGTACAAATTCACGCCGTCCCCCGGGCGCATCACCATGTGGCACGCGCCGGGCGGCCCCGGCGTTCGCGTGGACTCGCACGCCTACACCAACTACTACGTGCCGCCGAACTACGACTCCATGATCGGCAAGATCATCGTGCATGGCGACACGCGCGAGCAGGCCCTGGCGCGCATGCGCACCGCACTGATGGAGACGGTGGTGGAGGGCATCAACACCAACGTGCCGCTGCACTGCGAGCTGATGGTGGACGCCAACTTCGTGGCCGGCGGCACCAACATCCACTACCTGGAAGAGTGGCTGGCCCAGCGCAAGCGCTGAGCGGGCCCACCACGCCTTTTTTGCACGCTGGCACCTGGCGACGGGTGCCAGCTTTTTTGTGGGCCCCGAGCGCCCGTGATCGTGATTCGTGAGGAATGCGCCATGTATGAGCTGACCCTGCTGTGCCCCGAAGAGCGTGTGGACGTGCTGGGCGAGGCCTTTGACGCGCTGGATGCGCTGAGCGTGTCGGTGGAAGACGCCGACGCCCAGACCGAAGCCGAGCAGGCCCTGTTCGGCGAGCCCGGCATGCCCGCCCCGCGCGAGGCCTGGCAGCGCAGCCGCGTCACGGCGCTGTTTGCCAGCCAGGGGGCGGCCGAGGAGGCCGCCCGGCTGCTGGCCGCGCAGGACTTCTTTGCCGGCTGCCAGGTGCTGGGCGTGGCCGAAGTGCCCGAGCAGGACTGGGTACGCCTGACGCAGTCGCAGTTCGATCCGGTGCAGATCACGCCCGAGTTCTGGATCGTGCCCACCTGGCACGAGCTGCCGGCCCAGGCGCGCCAGAGCATCCGGCTGGACCCGGGCATGG
The DNA window shown above is from Pulveribacter suum and carries:
- a CDS encoding TlpA family protein disulfide reductase, which translates into the protein MTDPTAQPAAALSPARRRWLTVSVGALAALGGAGLAAWRLSPGPAQPDAAAQLWGATFEGLQGEPLRMADLRGRPLLLNFWATWCPPCVQELPLLDRFHAQQRGRGWQVLGLAIDQPANVHKFLQRVPLQFPLALAGLAGSDIGRALGNERGGLPFTVLFAADGSILKRKMGELTAQDLDLWATLA
- the accB gene encoding acetyl-CoA carboxylase biotin carboxyl carrier protein; this translates as MDLRKLKTLIDLVSESNVSELEITEAEGKVRIVKAGTTVVQQVMAAPLQTVAPAAAAAAPATGVAEAAAPAAAAAPTGHVVKSPMVGTFYRASSPGAKAFVEVGSQIKEGETLCIVEAMKILNEIEADKTGTVTRILGENGQAVEYGQPLFVIE
- the accC gene encoding acetyl-CoA carboxylase biotin carboxylase subunit, whose amino-acid sequence is MFKKILVANRGEIALRIQRACRELGVKAVMVYSEADRDAKYVKLADEAVCIGPAPSPLSYLNMPAIISAAEVTDAEAIHPGYGFLAENADFAERVEKSGFQFIGPTPDSIRIMGDKVSAKQAMIRAGVPCVPGSEGELPDDPVQIRRIARTVGYPVIIKAAGGGGGRGMRVVHTEAALVNAVQMTKAEATAAFGNPAVYMEKFLQNPRHIEIQVLADKHRNAVYLGERDCSMQRRHQKVIEEAPAPGIPRKLIERIGERCVAACKKIGYRGAGTFEFLYENGEFYFIEMNTRVQVEHPVTELITGVDIVRTQIMVAAGEKLPFTQRQIQINGHAIECRVNAEDPYKFTPSPGRITMWHAPGGPGVRVDSHAYTNYYVPPNYDSMIGKIIVHGDTREQALARMRTALMETVVEGINTNVPLHCELMVDANFVAGGTNIHYLEEWLAQRKR